In Moorella sp. Hama-1, a single genomic region encodes these proteins:
- the purD gene encoding phosphoribosylamine--glycine ligase, whose protein sequence is MRILVVGGGGREHALVWKMARSPLVTEIYCAPGNPGIARLASCVPVNANDIGSLVDFARQAAIDLTVVGPEAPLVAGIGDAFQEAGLPIFGPSRAAAQLEGSKAFAKELMLRAGIPTAHHATFMEAGAALAYLEAHPGPVVVKADGLAAGKGVVVAEDPAMARDAVKDMFSGRFGAAGARVVIEERLEGEEVSILALCDGETVLSLLPSQDHKRVGEGDTGPNTGGMGAYAPVPFYTPAIAGQVEEAILRPVLQAMAAAGHPYRGVLYAGLMLTREGPKVLEFNCRFGDPETQPLMLLLKSDLVELMLATVRSELAGTKVEWYPGAAAGVVLAAGGYPGPYRKGEPIAGLEEVPAGVEVFHAGTALVDGQVVTAGGRVLCVTARGKDLPAALEHAYCGVKVIRFAGRHYRRDIGHRALSAQ, encoded by the coding sequence GTGCGTATCCTGGTAGTCGGCGGCGGCGGCCGCGAGCACGCCCTGGTGTGGAAGATGGCCCGGAGTCCCCTGGTAACGGAAATCTACTGCGCTCCGGGCAACCCGGGTATCGCCCGGCTGGCCAGTTGTGTCCCTGTAAACGCAAATGACATCGGCAGTTTAGTAGACTTCGCCCGCCAGGCGGCTATCGATCTCACCGTTGTCGGTCCCGAGGCCCCCCTGGTGGCCGGTATTGGCGACGCCTTTCAAGAAGCAGGGCTGCCGATCTTCGGCCCCTCCCGAGCGGCGGCCCAGCTGGAAGGAAGCAAGGCCTTCGCCAAGGAATTGATGCTCCGGGCCGGCATTCCTACCGCCCACCACGCTACCTTTATGGAGGCCGGGGCGGCCCTGGCTTACCTGGAGGCCCATCCCGGCCCGGTAGTCGTGAAGGCCGACGGCCTGGCCGCCGGCAAGGGGGTGGTGGTGGCCGAAGATCCGGCTATGGCCCGGGACGCTGTAAAAGATATGTTCAGCGGCCGGTTCGGCGCTGCCGGGGCGCGGGTGGTCATCGAAGAGCGCCTGGAGGGGGAAGAGGTCAGCATCCTGGCCCTGTGCGACGGGGAAACGGTACTGTCCCTGTTGCCCTCCCAGGACCACAAACGGGTAGGGGAAGGGGATACGGGTCCCAATACCGGCGGTATGGGGGCCTATGCCCCAGTCCCCTTTTACACCCCGGCAATAGCCGGGCAGGTAGAGGAGGCCATTCTCCGGCCGGTGCTGCAGGCTATGGCTGCGGCCGGCCACCCCTACCGGGGTGTCCTCTACGCCGGGCTGATGTTGACCCGGGAAGGCCCTAAAGTCCTGGAGTTTAACTGCCGCTTCGGCGACCCGGAGACCCAGCCGCTGATGCTCCTGTTAAAGAGCGACCTAGTGGAGCTGATGCTGGCCACCGTGCGCAGCGAGCTGGCCGGGACGAAAGTCGAATGGTACCCGGGAGCGGCCGCCGGGGTGGTCCTGGCGGCCGGTGGTTATCCCGGGCCTTACCGGAAGGGCGAACCCATTGCCGGGCTGGAGGAGGTACCGGCCGGGGTGGAGGTCTTCCACGCCGGCACCGCCCTGGTAGATGGCCAGGTAGTAACGGCCGGGGGCCGGGTCCTCTGTGTTACCGCCCGGGGCAAGGATTTACCGGCCGCCCTGGAGCACGCCTACTGCGGGGTAAAAGTAATTCGCTTTGCCGGCAGGCACTACCGCCGCGACATCGGCCACCGGGCGCTATCCGCTCAGTAG
- the purH gene encoding bifunctional phosphoribosylaminoimidazolecarboxamide formyltransferase/IMP cyclohydrolase translates to MAPRALLSVSDKTGLVELARGLVGLGWELISTGGTARTLTEAGLPVTQVAAVTGFPEILDGRVKTLHPRIHGGILARPTPEHQEQLQEQGIRPIDLVVVNLYPFRETIARPGVTPEEAIENIDIGGPAMVRAAAKNHERVAVIVDPASYGEVLAELREQGTVGPSTRRRLAAAAFAHTAAYDAAIAAYFQRLILHEESFPTSFVLSGEKVQDLRYGENPHQGAAFYRLPAPPPGSLAGARQLQGKELSYNNLMDLDAAWNLACDIKEPVVAIIKHTNPCGVARATTPAAAYRLAYAADPVSAFGGIVACNRPVDAALAGEMTAIFLEAVIAPEFTPEALEILKSKPNLRLLAAGERAGYRTREYQVRPVSGGFLVQEPDYHILDPEHLQVVTARQPEAGEMEDLLFAWQVVKHVKSNAIVVAKDGVTLGVGAGQMNRVGAARIALEQAGARAKGAVLASDAFFPFGDTVEQAAAAGITAIIQPGGSIRDEESLKAADAAGMAMVFTGVRHFRH, encoded by the coding sequence ATGGCACCAAGGGCGCTTCTTAGCGTTTCCGACAAAACCGGCCTGGTGGAACTCGCCCGGGGCCTGGTAGGACTGGGCTGGGAGCTAATCTCCACCGGCGGCACGGCCCGCACCTTAACGGAAGCCGGCCTGCCTGTCACCCAGGTGGCGGCTGTTACCGGCTTCCCGGAGATCCTCGACGGCCGGGTGAAGACCCTGCACCCGCGGATCCACGGCGGCATCCTGGCCCGGCCGACCCCGGAACACCAGGAGCAGCTACAGGAACAGGGCATCCGGCCCATCGACCTGGTGGTGGTCAATCTTTACCCCTTCCGGGAGACCATCGCCCGGCCCGGCGTGACTCCAGAAGAGGCCATCGAGAATATCGACATCGGCGGCCCGGCCATGGTGCGGGCGGCGGCTAAAAACCACGAGCGGGTGGCGGTGATCGTTGACCCCGCCAGTTACGGCGAGGTGCTGGCCGAGTTGCGGGAACAGGGCACCGTCGGCCCGTCCACCCGGCGGCGCCTGGCGGCAGCTGCTTTTGCCCATACCGCCGCTTATGACGCGGCCATTGCCGCCTACTTCCAGCGCTTAATTCTCCACGAAGAATCCTTCCCAACCAGCTTCGTCCTCAGCGGGGAAAAGGTCCAGGACCTGCGCTACGGCGAGAACCCCCACCAGGGGGCCGCTTTCTACCGCCTGCCGGCCCCGCCCCCCGGTAGCCTGGCCGGGGCCCGGCAGCTCCAGGGCAAGGAGCTTTCCTATAACAATCTCATGGACCTGGATGCCGCCTGGAACCTGGCCTGTGACATCAAGGAGCCAGTGGTAGCCATCATTAAGCATACCAACCCCTGCGGGGTCGCCCGGGCCACTACTCCAGCCGCGGCCTATCGCCTGGCCTACGCCGCCGACCCGGTTTCCGCTTTTGGCGGCATCGTCGCCTGCAACCGGCCGGTGGACGCCGCCTTGGCCGGGGAGATGACAGCGATCTTCCTGGAGGCGGTCATCGCCCCGGAGTTTACCCCGGAGGCCCTGGAGATCCTTAAAAGCAAGCCCAACCTGCGCCTCCTGGCTGCCGGCGAGAGGGCGGGCTATCGCACCCGGGAATACCAGGTAAGGCCTGTCAGCGGCGGTTTCCTGGTCCAGGAGCCGGATTATCATATCCTCGACCCCGAGCACCTCCAGGTGGTAACCGCCCGTCAACCTGAAGCCGGGGAAATGGAAGACCTCCTCTTTGCCTGGCAGGTGGTCAAGCACGTCAAATCCAACGCCATCGTGGTGGCTAAAGACGGTGTCACCCTGGGGGTAGGCGCCGGCCAGATGAACCGGGTGGGGGCGGCGCGCATCGCCCTGGAGCAGGCCGGGGCCCGGGCGAAGGGGGCCGTCCTGGCTTCCGATGCCTTCTTCCCCTTTGGCGATACGGTGGAACAGGCAGCCGCAGCCGGCATTACGGCTATTATCCAGCCCGGTGGCTCCATCCGCGACGAGGAATCCCTCAAAGCGGCCGACGCCGCCGGTATGGCCATGGTCTTTACCGGCGTCCGCCACTTCCGGCATTAA
- the purN gene encoding phosphoribosylglycinamide formyltransferase — protein MVASTLPIGILVSGRGSNMEAIADAIEAGEVPARIQVVISDRPQARALDLARQRGLKALSLEPGPFPSRQAYDRALAAALKEGGVELVVLAGFMRLLSQDFLDQFPGRVINIHPALLPAFPGINAQRQALEYGVKYSGCTVHFVDAGTDTGPIIAQAVVPVRDDDTPEALAARILAEEHRLYPQVIKWIAEGRVELRGRRVMVKV, from the coding sequence ATGGTTGCGTCAACTCTACCTATCGGTATCCTGGTCTCCGGCCGGGGGAGCAATATGGAAGCCATTGCCGACGCCATCGAGGCCGGGGAGGTACCGGCCCGCATCCAGGTGGTAATCAGCGACCGGCCCCAGGCTCGGGCCCTGGACCTGGCCCGGCAGCGAGGGCTGAAGGCTCTTAGCCTGGAGCCCGGCCCTTTCCCTTCCCGGCAAGCCTACGACCGGGCCCTGGCGGCGGCCCTAAAGGAAGGGGGCGTCGAGCTGGTGGTTCTGGCCGGTTTTATGCGCCTCCTCAGCCAGGATTTCCTGGACCAATTCCCCGGGCGGGTCATCAACATCCACCCGGCCCTGCTGCCGGCCTTTCCGGGGATTAACGCCCAGCGCCAGGCCCTGGAGTACGGCGTTAAATACTCCGGCTGCACCGTCCACTTCGTCGATGCCGGCACCGATACCGGGCCTATAATCGCCCAGGCGGTAGTGCCGGTCCGGGACGACGATACACCGGAGGCCCTGGCCGCCCGCATCCTGGCGGAGGAACACCGCCTTTACCCGCAGGTCATCAAATGGATCGCCGAGGGCCGGGTGGAACTCCGGGGCCGCCGGGTGATGGTGAAAGTGTAG